A stretch of Balearica regulorum gibbericeps isolate bBalReg1 chromosome 28, bBalReg1.pri, whole genome shotgun sequence DNA encodes these proteins:
- the CASQ1 gene encoding LOW QUALITY PROTEIN: calsequestrin-1 (The sequence of the model RefSeq protein was modified relative to this genomic sequence to represent the inferred CDS: deleted 1 base in 1 codon): protein MGVWGWVLALLALGAGSRGGAGGGLDFPTYDGLDRVLPVTVKNYKAMLKRFPVLALLYHRPGQGERAAQRHHEMEELVLELAAQVLEDKGVGFGLVDSEKDAAVAKKLGLTEEDSIYVFKEDEVIEYDGELAADTLVEFLLDVLEDPVEFIEGDHELQAFKNIEDDPKLIGYFKSKDSEHFKAFEEAAEEFHPYIPFFATFDGKVAKKLTLKLNEIDFYEPFMEEPLTIPDRPNSKEEIVAFVEEHKRATLRKLKPESMFETWEDDMDGIHIVAFAEEDDPDGFEFLEILKDVAQDNTDNPDLSILWIDPEDFPLLIPYWEKTFNIDLSRPQIGVVNVTDADSVWLEMADEEDLPGPAELEEWIEDVLAGEINTEDDDDDDDDDDDDDDDD, encoded by the exons ATGGGGGTCTGGGGGTGGGTGCTGGCGCTGCTGGCGCTGGGGGCC GGGTCtcgggggggggccggggggggcctGGACTTCCCCACCTACGACGGGCTGGACCGGGTGCTGCCCGTCACCGTGAAGAACTACAAGGCGATGCTGAAGCGGTTCCCGGTGCTGGCCCTGCTGTACCACCGCCCCGGCCAGGGCGAGCGGGCAGCCCAGCGTCACCACGAGATGGAGGAGCTGGTCCTGGAG ctggcAGCCCAGGTGCTGGAGGACAAGGGAGTGGGCTTCGGCCTCGTTGACTCTGAGAAGGATGCGGCTGTCGCCAAAAAGCTGG gTCTGACGGAGGAAGACAGCATCTACGTGTTCAAGGAGGATGAGGTGATCGAGTACGACGGGGAGCTGGCGGCGGACACGCTGGTGGAGTTCCTGTTGGAT GTGCTGGAGGATCCAGTGGAGTTTATTGAGGGTGACCACGAGCTCCAGGCCTTCAAGAACATCGAGGATGACCCCAAACTCATCGGCTACTTCAAGAGCAAGGACTCAGAGC acTTCAAGGCCTTCGAGGAGGCGGCGGAGGAGTTTCACCCCTACATCCCCTTTTTCGCCACCTTTGACGGCAAG gtggccaagaagctCACCCTGAAGCTGAACGAGATCGACTTCTACGAGCCCTTCATGGAGGAGCCGCTGACCATCCCCGACCGGCCCAACAGCAAGGAGGAGATCGTGGCCTTCGTGGAGGAGCACAAGAG AGCCACTCTGCGGAAACTCAAACCCGAGAGCATGTTTGAAACCTGG gaAGATGACATGGACGGGATCCACATCGTGGCCTTCGCAGAGGAGGATGATCCAG atggGTTTGAGTTCCTGGAGATCCTGAAGGATGTGGCCCAAGACAACACGGACAACCCTGACCTCAGCATCCTCTGGATCGACCCTGAGGATTTCCCGCTG CTCATCCCTTACTGGGAGAAAACCTTCAACATCGACCTGTCCCGGCCGCAGATCGGGGTGGTCAACGTCACCGAC GCCGACAGCGTGTGGCTGGAGATGGCGGACGAGGAGGACCTGCCCGGCCCAGCGGAGCTGGAGGAGTGGATCGAGGACGTGCTGGCGGGAGAGATCAACACTGaggacgacgacgacgacgatGACGATGACGATGATGACGATGATGACGACTAG